In Pantoea phytobeneficialis, one genomic interval encodes:
- a CDS encoding GNAT family N-acetyltransferase, whose product MQISSLQQQPALITPLTQLLFREWAAYPNWNNPGQIEARLQARNLPSVKTLTLVATAADGALMASASLIQHELTDVVEREFWLGEVITAPEHRGKGVGSALISRMITEARARNISALWLYTPDQQALYQRFGWQDVEQREVDGDRVSVMMLRL is encoded by the coding sequence ATGCAAATCAGCTCGCTGCAACAGCAGCCCGCCCTTATCACGCCGCTAACGCAACTGTTATTTCGCGAATGGGCGGCGTATCCCAACTGGAACAATCCGGGGCAGATCGAGGCGCGTTTGCAGGCACGCAATCTGCCCTCGGTCAAGACCCTGACACTGGTGGCAACCGCAGCCGATGGCGCTTTGATGGCATCCGCCAGCCTGATCCAGCATGAGTTAACCGATGTTGTCGAGCGTGAGTTCTGGTTGGGTGAAGTGATTACCGCCCCTGAACATCGCGGCAAAGGGGTCGGCAGCGCGCTAATCAGCCGGATGATTACGGAAGCCCGCGCGCGGAATATCTCCGCGCTGTGGCTGTATACCCCGGACCAACAGGCGCTTTACCAGCGCTTCGGCTGGCAGGACGTGGAACAGCGCGAAGTGGATGGTGACCGGGTTTCAGTGATGATGCTCCGGCTGTAA
- a CDS encoding DUF2000 domain-containing protein: MKFDANVHRCTLVIDQQLPVGLAMNAASVIGISFGKWIDNLVGPDMHSQDGEYYPGVIYAPLPVLLAQGNYLRELQQNCANDAEIFTMPFSALAQSCKTYDEYGERIASAHSDHIELVAIGLIGPKKKITRLTGNLKLYR, encoded by the coding sequence ATGAAATTTGACGCCAATGTGCACCGTTGTACCCTGGTGATTGACCAGCAATTGCCCGTCGGGCTGGCGATGAATGCTGCCAGCGTGATTGGCATCAGCTTTGGCAAATGGATTGATAATCTGGTAGGGCCGGATATGCACAGCCAGGACGGTGAATACTATCCGGGGGTGATATATGCGCCTTTGCCGGTGTTACTGGCGCAGGGGAATTATTTGCGCGAATTGCAGCAAAACTGTGCCAATGATGCGGAGATTTTCACCATGCCGTTCAGCGCCCTGGCGCAGTCCTGCAAAACCTATGATGAATATGGTGAACGCATTGCTTCAGCGCACAGCGATCATATCGAGCTGGTGGCGATCGGCTTGATCGGACCAAAGAAAAAAATTACCCGGCTGACGGGAAATCTGAAGCTTTATCGTTAG
- a CDS encoding Lrp/AsnC family transcriptional regulator — MSLTRTDIKILTQLQQDARITNQNLADAIGLSPSPCWRKVRKLEEDDVIQGYRAVLNRKKIGLNMMVFVRVTIDSHSEAEARKFEAEVAALENVVACYSIGGDADFLLQVVAADMDRYADFAMSVIRRLPGIKEMQSMFVLKEIKAQSVWPIQATDHS; from the coding sequence ATGAGTTTGACCAGGACAGATATCAAAATTCTTACGCAGTTGCAGCAGGATGCACGCATCACCAATCAGAACCTCGCCGATGCGATTGGCCTGTCGCCTTCGCCTTGCTGGCGCAAAGTCCGCAAGCTGGAAGAAGATGACGTGATTCAGGGGTATCGCGCGGTGCTGAACCGCAAGAAGATCGGCCTCAATATGATGGTGTTTGTGCGTGTCACTATCGACAGCCATAGCGAGGCAGAAGCGCGGAAGTTTGAGGCGGAAGTTGCTGCGCTGGAGAACGTGGTTGCCTGCTATAGCATTGGCGGCGATGCCGATTTCTTGTTGCAGGTAGTGGCGGCAGATATGGATCGCTATGCCGATTTTGCTATGTCGGTAATTCGCCGCTTGCCGGGCATTAAAGAGATGCAAAGCATGTTTGTGCTGAAAGAAATCAAAGCCCAATCCGTCTGGCCGATTCAGGCCACAGACCACAGTTAG